In the genome of bacterium, the window ACGCAATAAGCCCATTTTCGGTCCATAAGTCGACGAGGGCTTAATAATAGTAACAGGAAACCCTTCACGATAATAGGCTTCCATGAACACCCCATCCGCTTCCACCTTATTGCGCCCATAGCCGGTGATCGGCCTGAGGGGATGGTCCTCTGTCACTGGAAAATAATCATATTGAATGCCATATGTGCAAACCGTCGAGCACTGCACGAAGTGCGAAACACCCCTGAAGGCGCGGATGCTGCTGAGGGCATTCTCTTTACTAAAACAAATCATATCAATCGCGGCATCGAACTTCTCCGCCTGTATCGCCTTCTCAAAAGCCTCGCTGTCATAGCGATCCCCATGAATAGCCCTTGCCCCTTCAGGCACGTCGCCGCTGGTTCCACGGTTAAAGCAGACCACTTCATGCCCCTGCTTCAAAAGCAGTTTGACAATACTAACGCTAATATTCCCCGTCCCGCCTACTACGCATACTTTCATCTTGTATCCTCCAATAGGAAGTATTATCCAATTTACCCTATGATCAGCTGCACCTAGTTATTGGAAGCCATGCACAGAATGCTTGAAGTCAATAAGCTTTCCAAAAAAAGTAGATCATCAGCTTGCAATTGTAAAGTTTATTTAGCTATACTAAGCAAAACTTCTAAGGAGCTTTGCTTATGGGCATGTTTTGCTACCAATGTGAACAGACAGCCAACGGAACAGGTTGTACCAATCTCGGTGTCTGCGGAAAGAACGAGGACATTGCAGGTCTTCAAGATTTACTCGTATTTGGATTAAAAGGAATTGCAGCTTACGCGCACCACGCGCGTGAATTGGGCGCAAGAGATGAGCAAGTGGATGCGTTTGTGCACGACGCACTATTCTTTACGCTGACGAATGTCAATTTCAGCTTAGACGATCACTTAAAGATGGTCATGAAGTGCGGGGAAATGAATTACCGCATCATGGAAGTGCTCGATAAAGCTAATGTGGATCGCTTCGGTTCACCTGAGCCGGCGTCAGTATTTACTGGAACAAAGGCTGGGCCGGGCATTATTATCACCGGTCATGACTTACTTGACCTGGAAGAACTTCTCAAGCAAACTGAAGGCACTGGCATTAATGTCTATACCCATGGCGAAATGCTTCCCGCACATTCATATCCTGAATTAAGGAAATATCCACACTTAGTTGGCAATTATGGTACCGCGTGGCAGAATCAGCGCATTGAATTTGAAAAGTTCTCAGGCGCTATCGTTGTGACTACTAATTGTGTGATGCCATTAACCAGCCAGACAACATATGGCAATCGTATTTTCACTCGAAGCATTACAGGTTTAGAAGAATCAACACCTATTGAAGGGCGCGATTTCTCGGCTGTCATTAAGAAAGCTCTTGAGTTACCTGCGCTTGTCGAACAAGAGGGCGCATATACTATCCCAACTGGTTTCCATCACAATGTCATTCTCAGCATCGCTGACAAAGTGGTCGAGGCAGTAAGAGCCGGCAAAATCAAACATTTCTTCCTTATTGGAGGTTGCGATGGCGCAAAGCCCGGACGCAACTACTTTACGGAATTAGCCCAAAAAGTGCCGAAAGACTGCGTTATTTTAACCGTAGCTTGTGGGAAATATCGTTTCAACGACATTGATTTTGGTGAAATTGACGGTATACCGCGTTTATTGGATCTCGGTCAGTGCAACAACTCATATTCCGGAATTCAAATTGCTTTGGCGCTTGCAAAAGTATTTAATTGCGGTGTAAATGATCTACCGCTTTCCATCGTTCTTTCGTGGTTTGAGCAAAAAGCGGTTGCTATTCTGTTGACGCTTCTACACCTCGGCGTCAATAACATAAGAATTGGACCTACACCACCAGCTTTTGTTACGCCAAACGTATTTAAGGTACTTAATGAAGGATTTGGCTTGAAGCTTATTACTACACCTGATGAAGATCTAAAGGCAATACTCAGCTAATAAACTACAATACATATAAGCAAGAGACGAAACCAGCCCTTACGGGTTGGTTTCGTCTCTTTGTAAAAGCTATAAATTACAGCAGAAACCCCTCTGCCATTTTGCATTTAGTCTTATCGGTGTGCCAACTCGTGACATAAATCCAGATAAAGCTTGAGGCCTTCTGGGCTGGTGTTCCAGGGGATGTGATTGCCGATGCCCATCATGTAGCCGCCAGTCATCTTTGAAGTTTCTATCATGCTGTGGACCATCGCCTTGATTTCTTCAGGATTGTTTCGGCACAAGACGCGGTTATCTCCTTCGCCGACCAGGAAGCAATTTTCGTGCTTACGCGCGATTGCTTTGAAATCCGTGTAAGGCTCGGTGAAAATCCCAACAGCGCCGCAAGCAAAGATATCGTCGACAAACACATCGGCACAACCGTCGGTGATCATTATCACTTCCTTACCGGCCTCCCGCAATATTCCCCAGAACTCCTCATAGCGTGGGAAGATAAACTTGCGCATCCAAGCCGGTGACATATAAGGCCCACGCGATCCGACGATATCGTCATGGCAGAGAACATGTGTAACAGGGAGCCTTGTGAAGGTTCGAAATACACGACGATTAATTTCCGCGAACTCGTCCATTATACGTTCAAAGCGGGGGTCTAATGCAGCCTCAAGAAACAGTTCCCAACCAAAGGTGAGAATCGGCCACATGATCATTGTGTTATAGAAGCCAACGTACTCCCACTCACCTTCAGGGAGCTTTCCGCCCCATTCAGCAGGAAAGTGCGTCGAATAGACTTGAAAGAGTTTCTCTTCGTCCCTATAATCCCGAGCTTCGTTTAGAGGTAAATCTGTAAAATCGCCAAGTTCAAGCGGCGAAAAGGCAAGCACTTCTTCCACATCTTTGAACTTAATGCCCCAATCCCAGTGCGAAGAGGTGCTTGCTCCCCATCGAACTGAACGCCTACCATGCTCATCGATGGAAACGGAGTTGCTCTTCCCATCGAGATCAGGCCTCGGTATAGGCTCATCCTTATCGGGTACTCCGGCATAGAGCATAGGGTACATCTCATTCATCTTCAATGCGCAAAGGCGGGGGTGCTCGTAAAAGTCAATTCCGGTACAATAGGTCATCCCGTCGGGACATGACAATGGTTCCCAGTGGGGGATGCGCTTAGGCCATAATCTTTTGTATGCCTGATATCTCTCGTCTTGCTTCATTTCTTCCTCTTTCAAAGCCATATAGCTTCACTTACTCATAAAAGTTTACCCGATGCTCATTAACCTTGAAGGGTGGTTCGGCTAAGTCATATTCGTGTAAACTTAAACTGATATTAGTTGAACTTATTAACTTGCGAACTGTTATGCAAATTTTAGATTTTCGAACCTGCCTTCCTCGTAAAGTAGTTCCGTTTTGGACAGCTTGCGAAAAAGAGATAAGACATCGAGATCCCCGTTTGTGGGTTCCCCGCGATCTCGAACGGCAGCTTCAATGGCTTTATCAAGATATGCGAGGAGAGCCAGGTATCGTCGGCAGGATCGCTTCACAAGATGACAATACAATTGGGATGCTGATGGTGGCTCGGCGGCAGATTGCGGAAATCGATGTCATTCGGGCGATCTACCCGCGACGATTTGCTTTCTGTTCATGGCTGGCAGTAGATCGTTATCTGGATACCAGCGCCATTATTAAAAATATGCTCGATAGCGCCTACCAAGCGCAGGCATTAGCTGATCTGTCTTCGTTGTTCATCGCAGTCCCCACTGCTGCGGTTGAGACGCTTAAGGCGCTTTAGGAAGCCGGCTTGCGCTCATGGATTATGATGGCTCACCGTGATGCCCTTCCCTACGAGCCACCTGATTTTGAGGGTAAAGTCAGGGCCGCTTCCCTCCTCGATCGAGAGGCGATTATCGATCTCAGTATCGAAATGATTGAATTCCACCGCGAAATCGACCCCCGATGCTCAACTGATGCCGATCTCAAGGCAATTTATCAAGCCGAATTAAATGACGCCTTTGCTGACCTCAACCATGCAATCTTTGTAGCCGAATTGAACGGGAAAGTGGTCGGAGAGATGCACTGCGTTCTTCATCGATTAAATGAGGAAGAGCGCTCAAGTCCCATCAGCCCTGGAACTTACGGCTATATTGGCTCAGCCTCAGTAACGGCATCGGTTCGAGGCAAAGGGGTTGGGAAAGCCCTTTTCGCGCAAGCTAATCGCTGGTTCCGATCTCACCGTGTGAACGGCGTCCAACTACATTACAATACAGTCAATCCAGTCTCAACTCACTTTTGGCAAAATTTAGGATTTGAGCCACTAATCGTTACTCTCCATCAAGAATTAACTCATTCTATAAGCCCTGAAACGTAGAGTCATTTGGGGATACCGAACATGTTTGACACGTATTCCTTGCAACGTGAACGAATGGTGACGGAGCAGATAGAGGCTCGCGGGATTACCGACCAACAGCTTCTAGCGGTCATGCGCAAAGTCCCCCGCCATCTTTTCGTGCCGGAGCGTAATCGTTCACAAGCCTATAGCGATTCAGCGCTGCCGATTGGTGAAGGACAAACCATCTCCCAACCGGCCATTGTTGCTATCATGTCCGAACTGCTCGAACTCAACGGGGATGAAAAGATATTGGAGATCGGCACCGGTTCGGGCTATCAAACCGCTATTCTAGCCGAACTTGCAGGAGAAATCATTACCCTCGACCGTCTCCTTGCTTTAGCGGAAAAATCTCGCTCGCTTCTTAACGATTTAGGTTATAAAAACGTTGAGGTTATCGTCGGAGACGGCACTGAAGGTTATATTCCAAGAACGCCTTATGATAGGATTTTAATCACCGCCGGAGCGCCGTATGTTCCGCAACCACTTTTAGATCAACTCCAATCACCAGGCCGCCTAGTTGCTCCCGTTGGAACCATGCGCAAGCAAACCCTAACGGTTGTTTACAAGGACGAAAGCGGAAATCTTCAGTGGAAAAACCACGGCTTCTGCGTCTTCGTCCCCTTGGTCGGCCAGCACGGCTGGGATGCAAAAACCCACTCTTCCAACGCTTCTGATGAGAAGAGGTGATAGGTTTTGAAAGAGAATCAGATAACTCAAGAGGAGGAGGTTGCTTCGGCACAAACATCCTTGCAATGACACAAAAAGCTTAGCCTCATATCCGAAATCTTGCTTCTTGCCTCTTGCTTCTTGCTTCTCTCCATTTCGCCTTTCGCATAAGAAGATGGTGTATGATAATAGGCAGGTAAATGTTATTAACTTTGTTCTTATTTATATTCGCTATCGGGCTTGGGCATCGGCTTATTCGGGGAGTTGTAGAGACCTGGAGTTGGCCGGAGAGGATTGCCTTTTCCGGAGCGCTTGGGCTTGGAATTTTTGCATATGGAATTCTTGGCCTGGGTTTACTCGGCGGGTTGAAATGGCCGCTTTGGGCGTTTACAGCTACTTTTATCCTGCTCAGTCTTCCTGAAACTCTCCGACTTGCTCGTGAAATTAAAACGCCTCGGCCAACTTTGAGCGGAATTCTAATCGGTCTAGGGCTTCTGGTTTTTGGAGTTATCACTCTTCTTGGCGTAATCAGCCCCGCCGATTCAAGCGAATGGGATACAATCGCTTATCATCTAGCTGTTCCAAAGCTCTATCTTGAAGCTGGACGGATTTATTACATCCCCTATATTCACCACAGCAACTTCCCAAGTACGGTCGAAATGCTTTATACGTGGGGATTAGCCATAAATGGGCAGAGTGCCGCAAAAGCTTTTCACTGGCTCTTTGGTTGGATGATGTTTCTCGGCGCTGCAGGGTTCGCTGTGCGTCAGAGCAATGGGAAAGCAAC includes:
- a CDS encoding uroporphyrinogen decarboxylase family protein — translated: MALKEEEMKQDERYQAYKRLWPKRIPHWEPLSCPDGMTYCTGIDFYEHPRLCALKMNEMYPMLYAGVPDKDEPIPRPDLDGKSNSVSIDEHGRRSVRWGASTSSHWDWGIKFKDVEEVLAFSPLELGDFTDLPLNEARDYRDEEKLFQVYSTHFPAEWGGKLPEGEWEYVGFYNTMIMWPILTFGWELFLEAALDPRFERIMDEFAEINRRVFRTFTRLPVTHVLCHDDIVGSRGPYMSPAWMRKFIFPRYEEFWGILREAGKEVIMITDGCADVFVDDIFACGAVGIFTEPYTDFKAIARKHENCFLVGEGDNRVLCRNNPEEIKAMVHSMIETSKMTGGYMMGIGNHIPWNTSPEGLKLYLDLCHELAHR
- the hcp gene encoding hydroxylamine reductase; this translates as MFCYQCEQTANGTGCTNLGVCGKNEDIAGLQDLLVFGLKGIAAYAHHARELGARDEQVDAFVHDALFFTLTNVNFSLDDHLKMVMKCGEMNYRIMEVLDKANVDRFGSPEPASVFTGTKAGPGIIITGHDLLDLEELLKQTEGTGINVYTHGEMLPAHSYPELRKYPHLVGNYGTAWQNQRIEFEKFSGAIVVTTNCVMPLTSQTTYGNRIFTRSITGLEESTPIEGRDFSAVIKKALELPALVEQEGAYTIPTGFHHNVILSIADKVVEAVRAGKIKHFFLIGGCDGAKPGRNYFTELAQKVPKDCVILTVACGKYRFNDIDFGEIDGIPRLLDLGQCNNSYSGIQIALALAKVFNCGVNDLPLSIVLSWFEQKAVAILLTLLHLGVNNIRIGPTPPAFVTPNVFKVLNEGFGLKLITTPDEDLKAILS
- a CDS encoding protein-L-isoaspartate(D-aspartate) O-methyltransferase; the encoded protein is MFDTYSLQRERMVTEQIEARGITDQQLLAVMRKVPRHLFVPERNRSQAYSDSALPIGEGQTISQPAIVAIMSELLELNGDEKILEIGTGSGYQTAILAELAGEIITLDRLLALAEKSRSLLNDLGYKNVEVIVGDGTEGYIPRTPYDRILITAGAPYVPQPLLDQLQSPGRLVAPVGTMRKQTLTVVYKDESGNLQWKNHGFCVFVPLVGQHGWDAKTHSSNASDEKR
- a CDS encoding GNAT family N-acetyltransferase, encoding MRSWIMMAHRDALPYEPPDFEGKVRAASLLDREAIIDLSIEMIEFHREIDPRCSTDADLKAIYQAELNDAFADLNHAIFVAELNGKVVGEMHCVLHRLNEEERSSPISPGTYGYIGSASVTASVRGKGVGKALFAQANRWFRSHRVNGVQLHYNTVNPVSTHFWQNLGFEPLIVTLHQELTHSISPET